One Eubacterium sp. AB3007 genomic window, ACTGCCTGCTGCAGTGCAGTTCCTACATCAACTACAAGCTCACCGGGGAGAAGACCTCGGACATCGATCAGGCTTCCCGCACCCAGTGCATGGACAGAACCACCAACAAGTGGTCCAGGGAGATCGGCGATGCCATGGGAATCGATCTGGACAGCATTCTGCCACCGCCGCGCCCAGTGGATGATATCATCGGGTTCGTAACCAATGAGGCCGCGGAGCAGACGGGGCTTCTGGCAGGGATACCGGTGATCGCCGGATGCTCCGATGCTATGGCCTCCATGTACGCCACCGGCATGAGCCGGCTGGGAGAGGCCGGTGAGGCCTCCGGAACCACCTCGCTAGTGTTCGTGGGGAGCACCGAGGCCAGCGCGCCGGATGTGCCGGTAGTCACCAGACCCTGTGGCATCGATGGGGTTCCATGGATCTTTGATGCTCCCATTCAGGCCAGTGGAGCATCCCTCAAGTGGTTCATTGAGACCATGGCCGCCGAGGAGAGGGCTTATGCCGAGGAGCACGGAGAGAATATCTTTGCCTATCTGAATGAATTGGCGCTGGAGGCGCCGGCGGGCTGCCGTGGGCTGTACTTCTTCCCCTATCTTTTGGGAGAGCGTGCTCCCCTGTGGAATGACCATGCCAAGGGGATGTTCATCGGGATGGGCATGGATACCAGCCGGGCGGAGCTTACCAGGAGCATCTTCGAAGGAACAGCCTTCGCACTGCGTCACGTGATGGAGACCATTCGGGAATCCGGGGGAACCGCGAGGACCATACGGGTCTGTGGCGGCGGTGCCAAGAGTCGGACATGGAACATGATCAAGGCCTCCATGCTGAAGATGCCGGTCTACATCCTGGCGGATGATTCCGGGGATGTGCCGGTAGGAGACTGCATGATCGTCGGCAAGAAGGTGGGTGTATTCAAGTCCTTTGAGGAGGCTTCCAGCCGGGCGATCCGTGTCAAGGAAATCATCCAGCCGGTAGACGAATGGGTAGAGGTCTACGACAAGCTCTACCCATACTACGTGAAAATGTACCAGCACCTGGATCAGGATCTGAAGGAACTGAAGCAGACAGTGGCGACACTCTAGTCTCGCTGCAAGAGAAGTTGAGGGGAGTTTCTGACGTATGTCAGGATCTCCTCTTTTGTTTTCAGGTTCTTGATCCCCTCCTGATCATAGGCGTCCTCGTAGAGGAAGTTGGTCAGCCGCAGAATGGCGGGCATATCCTCTGCGGTAAGCGCGGCGGTCACAACGATCCGGATCTTGCTTGCGTTCCAGGTGATCCGGTGATCCAGTGTGGTAATGGAGATCTGTGATCTGCGAGCGGGCAACAGGGAATACAGAAGGACAATCCCCGGAAAGGCGGCAAAGGTGCTGATCCTCTCATGTTTCAGGATATCCTCCTGGAAGGAAGGCTCCGCGACACCCTCATCGATGAACTGCTGGGTGACGTGATGCAGAAGAACGTCCACACTGGTGAAGTCCTCTTCCTCGTTCCACCAGGCGTTCTGTAGCAGCAGATCCAAAGAGACCTTCTTGGAGTACATGGGCGTCAGTGTCTTGGTCATGATGTAGTGGGAGACTTCCTCATGGTCGGTGCTGTCAAAGAACTGGCTGATGTACAGGGTGGTGGTGCCCGGGTTGTCTGTGATCTTCTTCTGTACAGTGGTCAGTACCAGATCGATATCTGTGAAGTCATAGGAGTTCTTCTTATATACGGGGAGCAGATCCACGATATCCAGATAATCACCGAAGTGATAGCGGGCTTTCCGTTTCAGAGCCCAGCTCACCGGCATGTTCATGTGACAGGCGATGACCGTCCGGATCTTGTTCTCCGGATGGTGCTTGATGAAGTGGTCCAGCCCGCCAGCGATAATAAAGGAAAGATAGATCAGTTTCACCTCGGACAGTTCCTTGCCCAGATATTTCACAGCCAGAGGCTGGAACAGATAGGCGATCACCATGTCGATACGGTGGATGCGCTTGATCATGTCCGCACTAAACTGCTCGTAGAAGGTGTTGTGTCCCTGCAGGAGCGTCTGGAAGAACTGGAGAAGGGTGAGACGGAAATCTGTGTCGTCAGTGAGATCCACCTGAAGTTCTTCTTTGATTTTGGTGATGTAGGTATCGGTCAGTTCGATGGTGACGGGGCCAAAGTAAGCAGGGATGTTGTCCCGGTCGACATACGCCGTGGATACCACCCGGTGGCTGGCGATCTGCAGGTAGATGGCATCCCGTTCTTCCGAACCGATAAACACCTCCAGATGTTTCTCCATTGCATCCAGAATCTCGTTAGTGGCACCGGCAATGACCGGATCCGTCTTGGGGATCTGTGGTGCGTAAGCCAGAAAGTGACCTGAGATGATGCGGTAGTACATGATGGCCAGGATCAGGTTCAGAGATACGATACAGGGGTCTTCCATCTTGATGTCGTACTTGTCCAGCGTGAACGAAAGCGTGTCGATGATGAAATCCAGAACATCATCGTCGATGAAGTCATCCTTATAATAGGCGTTGTGGCGGGCATGGTAATTCCAGCTTTCCCGCAGCAACTGGTTCAGGATGGCACGACGCTTCAGTTCGTCCTTCTCCAACTCAACAAAATCCTTCTTCCTGATCAATCTGATGTAGGGCGCTTCCTCCGAGTACAAAGCAAGGAAGTCCCGGATGGCGTGCTCCAGGGTGGTGTGGCTGATGAACATCTCATCCTCCAGGTCGTAGAGGTTCAGCGGTTCCTCCGCCTGACAAAGCCGAAATGCCAGATACCGCACCCGGTTCTCCTTGGAGAAGAAGGCATTCTTCACCTGGTTCAACGACTCGATCAGCTTGGGATCCTGGGCCTGGAAAAGATAGCCCTTGCTCTTCAGAGATTGGATACAGGCGCCGTAAGGAGCCAGTTCGCTGTTGATCTTCCCCACGTCACTGCGGATGGTCCGCGAAGAGACCCCCAGTTCATCGGCCAGTTCAAAGCTGGTCCTGGGGACACTGCTGTGCTGCAAGGTGTGGAGCAGTTTCTTCTGTCTGAGAGAAAGATCCAGAGATTTCATGGTATCGCCGCCTTTCTGTTGTTATCCATATGTTTGTTTATCATTATATCAGATTTTCTTTCCGCTTCATAGAGGAAAAAGTCAGGTTGCTGGAAAAAGACAGATGGTTTACTATAGAACCATCAAATGAGACAAAGTTTTGTGAAATCAGGAGGAAGAAGCAAATGAAATACGAAAAGATCAGAAAAATCGTTCTGGAAGCTATTCTGGAGGCAGTTGATCAGGGACTGATCCACGGGACATCCGGCAACATCGCCATGAAAGATGACACAGATCCTGTTGTGGCCATCACTCCCAGTGGTGTTCCTTACACCCATATGACTGCTGATCAGATTGCTATCGTTGATCTGAAGACCGGTGAGTGGCTGGACGGCCCCTTCAAACCATCTTCTGAGGTTCCGATGCATCTGGCCGTGATGAACGCCAGACCGGACGTCACCGCTACCGTGCACACTCACGGCATGTTTGCTACCATCGCCGCGATGGAGAAGTTCGGTGGCATCCAGGCTGTGACTCCGCCGCAGGCTGAGTTCGTACCTGTTGGCATCGTTCCTTTCACCATGCCGGGCTCCGATGAGGTTGCTGAGAAGGTCGTTGAGGCACTGGGCGAGAACGGTAAGGCCTGTGTCATCAAGAACCACGGCATGATGTGCTGCGGCAAGAACATGAAGGCAGCTATGGCAGCTACCACATACGTCGAGGAGATGGCTACAACCAACTTCTATGCAAAGCTGCTGGGATGCTTTGAGCCAATGCCGGAGGAGGCTGTGGCAGCAATGCAGGCACTGATCGCTGCTGACCAGGCTGTTTAATCGAATCTACTAGAACCGAA contains:
- a CDS encoding FGGY-family carbohydrate kinase — protein: MKKIENYLLGMDCGTTNIKAVILGEDGVVVCEASRPNKFINPGPGMQEQDAHMWWKNASSIIREITEKAGEAIVKRIRGISVSSHTVSLLPLDEQGEPLRNAMTYQDGRSSVELEELVDTIGRDRFVEIIGGQPSIAFLPAKLYWYKKHEPELFARTDCLLQCSSYINYKLTGEKTSDIDQASRTQCMDRTTNKWSREIGDAMGIDLDSILPPPRPVDDIIGFVTNEAAEQTGLLAGIPVIAGCSDAMASMYATGMSRLGEAGEASGTTSLVFVGSTEASAPDVPVVTRPCGIDGVPWIFDAPIQASGASLKWFIETMAAEERAYAEEHGENIFAYLNELALEAPAGCRGLYFFPYLLGERAPLWNDHAKGMFIGMGMDTSRAELTRSIFEGTAFALRHVMETIRESGGTARTIRVCGGGAKSRTWNMIKASMLKMPVYILADDSGDVPVGDCMIVGKKVGVFKSFEEASSRAIRVKEIIQPVDEWVEVYDKLYPYYVKMYQHLDQDLKELKQTVATL
- a CDS encoding HTH domain-containing protein — protein: MKSLDLSLRQKKLLHTLQHSSVPRTSFELADELGVSSRTIRSDVGKINSELAPYGACIQSLKSKGYLFQAQDPKLIESLNQVKNAFFSKENRVRYLAFRLCQAEEPLNLYDLEDEMFISHTTLEHAIRDFLALYSEEAPYIRLIRKKDFVELEKDELKRRAILNQLLRESWNYHARHNAYYKDDFIDDDVLDFIIDTLSFTLDKYDIKMEDPCIVSLNLILAIMYYRIISGHFLAYAPQIPKTDPVIAGATNEILDAMEKHLEVFIGSEERDAIYLQIASHRVVSTAYVDRDNIPAYFGPVTIELTDTYITKIKEELQVDLTDDTDFRLTLLQFFQTLLQGHNTFYEQFSADMIKRIHRIDMVIAYLFQPLAVKYLGKELSEVKLIYLSFIIAGGLDHFIKHHPENKIRTVIACHMNMPVSWALKRKARYHFGDYLDIVDLLPVYKKNSYDFTDIDLVLTTVQKKITDNPGTTTLYISQFFDSTDHEEVSHYIMTKTLTPMYSKKVSLDLLLQNAWWNEEEDFTSVDVLLHHVTQQFIDEGVAEPSFQEDILKHERISTFAAFPGIVLLYSLLPARRSQISITTLDHRITWNASKIRIVVTAALTAEDMPAILRLTNFLYEDAYDQEGIKNLKTKEEILTYVRNSPQLLLQRD
- a CDS encoding class II aldolase/adducin family protein encodes the protein MKYEKIRKIVLEAILEAVDQGLIHGTSGNIAMKDDTDPVVAITPSGVPYTHMTADQIAIVDLKTGEWLDGPFKPSSEVPMHLAVMNARPDVTATVHTHGMFATIAAMEKFGGIQAVTPPQAEFVPVGIVPFTMPGSDEVAEKVVEALGENGKACVIKNHGMMCCGKNMKAAMAATTYVEEMATTNFYAKLLGCFEPMPEEAVAAMQALIAADQAV